AGTTGTTCTCTTTTTCATATTACAGAGGAGTCGTacgattttttccaaaaagtcctaCGTCGTGCACCGTAGAAGTGAGAATACTTTTCCTTTTTATTCCTGTTTTTCCCCTTATCAATATGGCTATCTGAGCATTGCTATTGTTGGTGTGAGATAAACTGCAGTTACTCTTACTTCCTGCCTAGTGTGAGGAAAATACTGATTAAAAGGTCTAAAGTCTAAGCTCGTAAAAGCACGAGATGGTCCTTGGTATGCTATAAAGAGATAGGTTCATAGATCTGGGTCTGATAAGAAAGATATCATAGAGAGGCCTTCCCTTTTTGGTTTCAATTTGTTGAGGCGGGAAAGTACTCATTGAAGTTGTCCTGTGCTGCCATTTGctgttttctttttctgctttCATCTTTTGGTGATTGGAGCATATTATGGTCTTCCTTGTATAATTCCgttgctctttttttttcttttccagctGACAGTTTCTTACGAGATTCCTCAAATTCTGACTCCAGTATCATCAGTAAGTTTAATAAACCTCACCTGCAGATTATCCTGGTTGAATTGGGAGCATTAACTCCAATTTCATTCTCCATTCCATATTCTAATTCTTGTTGCTGTGCATTTTCTTCAGGCACTAAAGCCCCTTCTTGAAAATTTGCTTGTGCGTGGTTTGGAGAGGTTCACAAAGGTTGCAAAAACATACACATGATAATTCTCGTGCATCATTCCAAGTAACATTTCTGAAGCTCGATATTATTTATTGAGATCTTTATTACTTGGTCTCAATCTCTTTCTTTTGTAAATGATAACAATGATGACATACATGGCAGATTTCAAACAAGACAaagcttttctttttttgtaaatgTATTGTCTTTGCTTGTTTACGAGCCAACATATATCAATCCATTACATGTTTACTGATTCCTGACAATATCTTACCCTTCTCTATAAATGTATTCACCTTTCCTAATCCCAAACTATTAGGATATCAAGTAGACAAAACGTTTAGGCTGAGAAAATTTGACTCCAATTTGTACATATTTTAGGATATTTGGTCATTAGTGCAATCTTGTTGCTTTACATATTTTAGGTCACATACTTACTACTCAAGCAGTAGTAATGTTCTACAATATTGATACCTGACAAGTCATTTTGTATCGTGTCTAGCAGATGAAATCATCTCATGGCGAATAAACCAGTAAAACAGATAGAGAAACATTACAATAGAAATTTTATTCATTATCAGTACTCTAAATAGCTGTTATAACATCATGCCTCATGCATGTAATTAAGCTGAACCAACTGCAGCCTTTTGAAGATCAGATTTATTAATACCAAGTTATCAACGCCATACCTAAACCCCTGGGAAATGATCTAATTCATGCATTATATATGCTTAAGCAGAAGCCCTAACCTGAGACTGAGACCTAGATCCGGGGCTAAGTATCATCATCTCTTCTTGTCTGTTATACTTCAATCTATTTGCTTCTTCCCTTGAGATCTGATAAGCATTCATCAATACATCTACTGGCATTGCTCTTAACACGGAAGTCTTACCGACTAATGGACTTGTCATTGCGTTGTCGTTAGTCTTGAATGATACCCATTCAAATCCTTCATTTCCAGCCTGTTTAACCACGACGAAGTTCTGAGGAACAACCAACATCTGTCCTTGGTTGAGTTGTCCGTTGAAGACTTGGCGACCTTGGTTACCCACAATCTGACACCTACAGCTTCCTCTGGTAACGTAGATCACGCTGTGGGCATTCAAGTTCCAGTGTGGCGCAAGTAGAGCATTCTGCATATAGAGCATCATGCATGTGTGAGACAAAAATTCTTTACTCTGGATTTCAGAAATTCAATCGTTAATGAATGACGTTGTTACCTGGTAAAGAACTCCTCTCTCAGCGCTCATTTGGAGGTAGTTAAGGATGGGTAACTTCTGACTGTTGAGAGAAGTGATTCTTCCAGCTTTTTCTGAGTAAACATCAGCTCTAGTTGGATTCGCTATGTTCTGCTTGAGCCTCATACTGCAAATAGTTTCCTCTAACCCGTTTGTGGTCCTGTGACGCTGttcttgttgctcttcttcttctccttgttGTGGCCTGATAACTTGAAGCCCGCCTTCAACGAAAACGATGTTACCTCTCTGGTCATCTTGTCCTTGTAGTCTCCTTGCTGTCTCGGTGCTCACTCCAAAAGCCTCAGCCAAGGTTTCGACGTTGAAGCCATTGAAGATGTTGTTTTCTGGGATATCTTGCTGGCCTCGTAATTGTTGACGCTGTTGTTGTCGTTGTTGGTATGAGCTAATTTGTGTTTGCTGACTTCCAGCCAATTGAAATCTCTACACAGCATATAAATATACGTTTAGCATACATGATATATGTGTCAGATTTGAGTATGACATAATTCATCAGTAAGACAAGAGGATTGATCATTTCATGTACCCTGAGGTTGCGATCGAGCTGGTTAGCGTTACTGCTTGTGTCATGAAGGGAGACAGCAATAAGTGGGGTCTCTCCCTCGTTGTACAACCAATTGGTTACTCCAGCAGGCAAAGCCAAAATGTCTCCTTGTTGGACGCTACGGATCTTTTGATGTTGATCTCTGGCTCCCTGTTGCTGGCTTCTTCCTCTTAGTTGCACAGATTGTCGAATTGAGTGGAAAGTTTCAGGACAGCCAGGAATTAGAGCTCCAGACATACCCCTACCTGCATTAGTACATGCAATGCTGAGGGTGTTACTAATGCTGCTAGCAGAAATTGAAATGTGGAATTAGAAGTAATATTAGGGAACAGATCTAGACCTTGAACAATGTAGACAAGTCTAGGTGCATTAACAAAAAATGGCAAGAGAAGTCCTCTAGGCTGAAGAATATATCGAGCAGGAGCGACACCAGCACAGTCGAATTGTTCGTTATTCTGGTCCCAAAACTCTGTAACACCAGCTTCGGACTCAACACGGCGGTTAGGTTCTTGTGCATTGATGTTCTCAATTCGACACTGGCTTTGGCCTTGGTAATGgcgtgattgttgttgttgctgggttTGCCATCCTCCTCCTTGCTGTTCTATCTGAGCTAAACAACcattcaacacaaaaagaaagcaaaaaccAAGACAAACTAAAGATGAGGACTTCATCTTGAAATAGGCTAAGCTTAATTTGTTGTAGGGGTTTCAATAGTGAATGAGATGAATCATTAGGAATGAGTTTTGCTGGTATTTATAGGATAGAGAAGGGTTTAAGGGTTTGACACATTTCATTTGGTTGGTAGAACCGTAGAATATTCTTCTATTTGCATGCCATGTTGCAGATATGCATAGCTCTTCAGCAATGATGGCTGACAGTGTGTAGGCCGTAGGgggtaaaaagaaagaaagagctcAGAAATGCTTGTAAGAAGCtgggaaaaataaaacaaagtaaTGGGGGGATAAGAAGCTGAAATAAAAAGAATTGATGGGGTGAGAGAGGCTCGAACTCTCGACCTCAGGATTACTCTAGATAGCTATGAGACCTACGCGCTAGCCAACTGCGCCACCACCCCATTGGTGTCAATTTTGACTTATTTTATTAGATCAAACTGAGGTACAGTAGGATGAGTTATTATCCCGTATTAGATCCCGGACTTTGTCATGTCAAACGGCTCCTACCCCTTTGAATAAATGAAAATAAAGAAATTGGTTGCACGTTTTCTTTGTTGCATTTGCAGCAAACACACGACTTTGAAACAAAGTTGTTTATTTTATCAAATGAAATTATTAAATTCTTTCTTACAGACTGTCGAAAGCTCATAACACACAAAAACAAAGCCATCGAGATTCAACAAATGAAAAGCCAATttgaaattaataataaaatactaaTTTTATTTTTCACAAGATCAATCATCAATGGGGGCAGCCGCATATCATTACAAATACTATAACTAATTTAAAAATCTCAAGTAACTGCTACTCCTAAGATGACTAACCTGTGCCTGGCTGCCCTAAAATCTCCTGAATAACTCACTACTCACTTACCTAATTCAACAGTATTTACATTTAGATGAACTGGCAATGATAAATACTGCTACAACAAAATAAATGAGCTAATGAATCCTATCACTATAATTTAGTGTCTCCTTAAGTTGAATTCAATGGAATCCATGTCCCCTTCCTACAAAAATGATGGTTGCTTTTTCTCTAGAACTCCCATAACAGCTGAAGCAGCCAAAAACAGCAACAATATAATTCTCCATCTCAGTTGTAACAGCACCCTCCTAATACATTCTAGGAATCAGTATCAATTTTTGCTGTCGTTTGCATCCATGTGGCACCCTAAGGTAAACAAGGCCTCGGCAGAAAAACACCATCTACCCTTGCGTTGTCTTGGTGGGGATGGAAACATTTCCCTGCTATCCAAAAAGCAAATCACAATCACGGTAAGGTTATCCCCTGTGTTGAGTCTAAGTGCCTCCTTAATAAGGTTCCTGGCGCACTGCTGTGGACTATCATGCCTTCTAAGACAGCGACGTACAAAACTGACTGCTTGTTGGCTGGTCATTACATCCCACAGACCGTCACATCCAATTATGAGAAACTCATCGTCCTTTGTGAGGATGGCCTGGCGGAACTCTGGCTCTGCTATGAGAGGTGATGGGGAGCCCCTGGGGAACTTCATGTCCCAATCGCCAAGAGCCCGGGTTACTGATAGTACTCCATTCAGATACCCATCGTCAACATACCCACCAAGCTGCTCTATCCGTCTTCGCTCTGGTGGATGGATGGGCTTGTGGTCTTGGGACATGTCGATGGCTATCCCTTTACGGCTCAGAACAGCACGACAATCACCAGCATTTGCCACAAGTAAACGTCTGTAACAACCATTGAATTTTAAATACATAAGTAAGCCACTGAGAAAATAACAAAAGACACAAAATTGAAAAGAATTCAAATCTATAGAATATCTTATTCTTCCTAGATCATCTGAACACTAGCCTAGAAACATATAACTGAAAATAGCACACGAACCTTCCTAGGACCAGGGCTGTAATAGCTGTTGTTCCTGATGAACTGCTCACATTGCAGTCATCAGCCAAAGCATCATCTGCCAAAAGAAATGCTCTCCGGAACGAATTCACTACCTCTTCTACTAAATTATCGTCATCATCACTCACATAAGTCTGTGGAATATCAGCATTTTCAAAAAAGAATCTAAGTGCATTTTCTTTCATATATGCTGCTGCCTCTGCACCTCCATGGCCATCAAACACCTGAATCAAGTAATCAAATACGTAAGATATAGTTTGTATCGTACCAGATAAATATGTAGTTTTCCTGAAACTGTCTACTCTGGAATGGGTGGCAAGCAGGTCTATATTCTTGGATTCTACGAGACTT
This DNA window, taken from Papaver somniferum cultivar HN1 chromosome 3, ASM357369v1, whole genome shotgun sequence, encodes the following:
- the LOC113361881 gene encoding 11S globulin subunit beta-like — encoded protein: MKSSSLVCLGFCFLFVLNGCLAQIEQQGGGWQTQQQQQSRHYQGQSQCRIENINAQEPNRRVESEAGVTEFWDQNNEQFDCAGVAPARYILQPRGLLLPFFVNAPRLVYIVQGRGMSGALIPGCPETFHSIRQSVQLRGRSQQQGARDQHQKIRSVQQGDILALPAGVTNWLYNEGETPLIAVSLHDTSSNANQLDRNLRRFQLAGSQQTQISSYQQRQQQRQQLRGQQDIPENNIFNGFNVETLAEAFGVSTETARRLQGQDDQRGNIVFVEGGLQVIRPQQGEEEEQQEQRHRTTNGLEETICSMRLKQNIANPTRADVYSEKAGRITSLNSQKLPILNYLQMSAERGVLYQNALLAPHWNLNAHSVIYVTRGSCRCQIVGNQGRQVFNGQLNQGQMLVVPQNFVVVKQAGNEGFEWVSFKTNDNAMTSPLVGKTSVLRAMPVDVLMNAYQISREEANRLKYNRQEEMMILSPGSRSQSQVRASA
- the LOC113357971 gene encoding probable protein phosphatase 2C 47 — encoded protein: MVAEGDIVCHHQSIQVLDVQYRCISSNSKPNNHNQKIEEIVEEIVEISTPSSSSSVYQQIRASVSIPTENSRPEVARKTSDLNSDGSLGSSVVQFMPTIHSGSFSDIGLRRFMEDEHIMIDDLSSHFDPVFKFPTPSAFYGVFDGHGGAEAAAYMKENALRFFFENADIPQTYVSDDDDNLVEEVVNSFRRAFLLADDALADDCNVSSSSGTTAITALVLGRRLLVANAGDCRAVLSRKGIAIDMSQDHKPIHPPERRRIEQLGGYVDDGYLNGVLSVTRALGDWDMKFPRGSPSPLIAEPEFRQAILTKDDEFLIIGCDGLWDVMTSQQAVSFVRRCLRRHDSPQQCARNLIKEALRLNTGDNLTVIVICFLDSREMFPSPPRQRKGRWCFSAEALFTLGCHMDANDSKN